Part of the Hippea jasoniae genome, TACAGCCATACTTTAGTCTCCTTATACCCTTCTTCTTTTAGGTGGTCTACACCCGTTATGTGGAATAGGTGTAACATCTTTAATAGACTTAACCCTTAACCCTGCTGACTGAAGAGATCTGATAGCCGTCTCTCTTCCGGGACCAGGTCCTTTTACCCTGACATCGATCTCTTTCATGCCCATTGCCATTGCCTTCTTGGCAGCACTTTCGGCTGCAAGCTGGGCGGCAAACGGGGTTCCCTTCCTTGTGCCTTTAAAACCAGCATCGCCAGCAGAAGACCAGCACAATACATTTCCATCTTGATCGGTAATAGTTACTATCGTATTGTTAAATGTAGCCTGAATATGTGCTATACCACTTACGACATTTCTCTTGACCTTTTTCTTTTTCCTAACCGTTTTAGCCATCTACGCTCATCTCCTTTTATTTTCTACCTACGGTTTTCTTCTTACCTTTTCTGGTTCTTGCATTTGTTCTCGTTCTCTGACCTCTTACAGGCAAGCCCCTCCTGTGCCTTAAACCTCTGTAATTACCAAGATCCATTAAAGCCTTGATATTCATTGCCACTTCTTTTCTTAGCTCACCTTCAACCTTATAATCAGCAATAACGCTCCTTATACGTTGAATCTCCTCAGGTGTTAGCTCGTGTGTTCTTTTGTCAGGATCAACATTAGCTTTTGAGAGAATCTCTAAAGAACGCGTCCTGCCAACACCGTAGATGTAGGTTAAAGCGATAAAAATCTTTTTGTTCCTTGGTAATTCAACTCCAGCAATTCGTGCCACTTAAACCTCCATTAACCCTGTCTTTGTTTATGTTTAGGGTTTTCGCATACAACCCTTACAACACCTTTTCTTCTTATAATTTTACATTTAGGACAAATCTTCTTCACAGATGGCCTAACCTTCATTTCAAACCTCCGCTTCCTATTTATACCTATAGACTATTCTGCCACGTTCAATACTGTATGGAGAAAGCTCAACCTTAACCTTATCTCCAGGCAAAATCTTGATGAAATGCATGCGCATCTTCCCTGCAACATGAGCAAGTACAATATGACCGTTTTTCAATTTTACACGAAACATTGCATTGGGCAATGCCTCTACAACCTCTCCATCAACAGAAATACTCTTTTCCTTAGCCATTACCTACCTCACTTAAGATAAACGGACCTTCATCTGTAATTGCCACTGTATGCTCAAAATGAGCAGATGGTTCACCGTCAGCTGTAACAACAGTCCACTTATCCTTTAAAACTTTTACCCT contains:
- the infA gene encoding translation initiation factor IF-1, whose translation is MAKEKSISVDGEVVEALPNAMFRVKLKNGHIVLAHVAGKMRMHFIKILPGDKVKVELSPYSIERGRIVYRYK
- the rpsK gene encoding 30S ribosomal protein S11, which translates into the protein MAKTVRKKKKVKRNVVSGIAHIQATFNNTIVTITDQDGNVLCWSSAGDAGFKGTRKGTPFAAQLAAESAAKKAMAMGMKEIDVRVKGPGPGRETAIRSLQSAGLRVKSIKDVTPIPHNGCRPPKRRRV
- the rpsM gene encoding 30S ribosomal protein S13 codes for the protein MARIAGVELPRNKKIFIALTYIYGVGRTRSLEILSKANVDPDKRTHELTPEEIQRIRSVIADYKVEGELRKEVAMNIKALMDLGNYRGLRHRRGLPVRGQRTRTNARTRKGKKKTVGRK
- the rpmJ gene encoding 50S ribosomal protein L36, which codes for MKVRPSVKKICPKCKIIRRKGVVRVVCENPKHKQRQG